The following proteins are co-located in the Noviherbaspirillum sp. UKPF54 genome:
- a CDS encoding DUF2946 family protein, with protein MDDIVKQAMAKWPNVPHCYGWLALDARGAWRMRDERAQALKLAGDKIGNPPLQAFINRNYTHDEKGRWYFQNGPQRVYVTLEAAPYVARTDPSHGFVLHTGEPLGSIDGAWMTDAGQLLLKEGEKIALVDDRDMAQCLPRLHFGNEEAGDERLIAWLGEPGADETLSLEHAGRRLAVRHIMRDAVAGHFGFVIEPQPDAGGANR; from the coding sequence ATGGATGACATAGTCAAACAGGCGATGGCCAAGTGGCCCAATGTGCCGCACTGCTACGGCTGGCTCGCGCTTGATGCGCGCGGCGCATGGCGCATGCGCGACGAACGCGCCCAGGCATTGAAGCTCGCTGGCGACAAGATCGGCAACCCTCCGCTGCAGGCGTTCATCAACCGCAATTACACGCACGACGAAAAGGGCCGCTGGTACTTCCAGAACGGGCCGCAGCGGGTGTACGTCACACTCGAGGCGGCGCCCTATGTGGCGCGCACCGATCCGTCGCACGGCTTCGTGCTGCATACCGGCGAGCCGCTAGGCAGTATCGACGGCGCGTGGATGACCGATGCCGGCCAGCTGCTGCTGAAGGAGGGAGAAAAAATCGCGCTGGTGGATGACCGCGACATGGCGCAATGCCTGCCGCGCCTGCACTTCGGCAATGAAGAAGCCGGCGACGAGCGGCTGATCGCCTGGCTCGGCGAGCCTGGCGCCGACGAAACCCTGAGCCTGGAACATGCCGGTCGCCGCTTGGCGGTACGGCACATCATGCGCGACGCCGTCGCCGGTCATTTCGGCTTTGTCATCGAGCCGCAGCCCGATGCCGGCGGGGCAAACCGTTAA